One stretch of Ipomoea triloba cultivar NCNSP0323 chromosome 8, ASM357664v1 DNA includes these proteins:
- the LOC116027895 gene encoding E3 ubiquitin-protein ligase UPL2-like, translated as MSTLRSSLPSRLRQLFSSDGAIGPSVKLDSEPPQRIKAFIDKVIQCPLQDIAIPLSGFRWEYGKGNFHHWRPLFLHFETYFKTYVSCRNDLLMCDDILGDASPFPKQAILQILRVMQIILENCHNKSSFSGLEHFKILLASTDPEILIATLETLSALVKINPSKLHASGKLIGCGSVNSCLLSLAQGWGSKEEGLGLYSCVTINERTQDEGLCLFPSDVESVDDNKLYRLGSTVYFELHGNGSCSQSTGEGSDASISSAMSVIHMSDLYLRKEDDLSLMKSCIEQYNVPTDQRFSLLTRIRYAHALSSPRVCKLYSKICLLAFIVLIQASDSHDELASFFANEPEYTNELIRIVRSEETISGAIRTLAMNALGAQLAAYASSHERARILSGSSISFAGGNRMILLNVLQRAILSLNSSNDPSSVAFVEAVLQFYLLHVISSSSSGSAIRGSGMVPTFLPLVEDSDPGHLHLVCLAVKTLQKLLDYSNAAVTLFKDLGGVELLAHRLQIEVQKVINLAGRDDKSMEIVESSRCKDDEVHSHKRLIRALLKTLGSATYAPANTARSQSSNDVSLPVTLSLIFGNVEKFGGDIYSSAVTVMSEIIHKDPTCFPTLHDLGLPNAFLSSVVAGILPSPKALTCVPNGLGAICLNAKGLEAVKEMSALRFLVDIFTDKKYVIAMNEGIVPLANAVEELLRHVSSLRATGVDLIIEIIKKIASFEQFEHGESSGKASVGNEMEMDSDNHENVGPCTLIEATNSPTEAMGDEQFIQLAIFHVMVLVHRTMENSETCRLFVEKSGIEALLKLLLWPSIAQSSEGMSIALHSTMVFKTFTQHHSAALARACCSFLRDHMKKALMGLSGVSGSFLLDPKASQDSTTFSSLFLVEFLLFLAASKDNRWVTALLNEFGNGSKDVLEDIGRIHREILWQIALLEDAKIEEDGVCDGSGDESKNSEFGSADSEEQRLSSFRQFLDPLLRRRMTGWSFESQFFDIISLYRDLTRAAALTRASGLQQRQSGDGTSNMELGASNQLQQSSSVDGAGTSAPKDDDKQRSYYHSCCDMVRSLSIHIMHLIQELGKVMLLPSRRRDDMLNVSPPSKSVASTIASIALDHMNYGGHVNTSGAEVSVSTKCRYFGKVIEFIDGIILDKPDACNPVVLNCLYGRGVIQSVLTTFEATNQLLFAVNRGPASPMETDESCLRQDGVQESDNSWIHGPLGSYGKLMDHLVTSSLILSPFTKHLLTQPLISGGIPFPRDAETFVKVLQSMVLKAVLPVWTHPQFTECSYEFIATVLNIMRHIYSGVEVKNTNTNATRVSGPPPNEAAISTIVEMGFSRSRAEEALRQVGSNSVELAMEWLFSHPEEAQEDDELARALAMSLGNSGSDAKEDVAHESSHTIEEEIVQPPPMDDLLSTCKKLLQMKDSLAFPVRDLLVIICSQNDGEHRSSVISLMIDQVKLCTNISDTGNINMLSNLFHVLALILNEDQSAREAAAKNGLAKVTSDILSQWVSSPFDREKIPKWVTAAFIAIDRLAQVDQKLNADMLEVLKKDVVCQTAVSIDEDKQNKLHSSLGLSPKYLDQQEQKQLVEIACACIRNQLPSEMMHAALQLCSTLTRNHSVAVIFLDAGGLDQLLSLPTSSMFVGFDNIAATIIRHILEDPQTLQQAMETEIRHSIVTAANRQPTGRLTPRSFLSNLTSVIQRDPLIFMQAARSVCQVEMVGDRPYVTLLKDREKDKDKREKEKEKEKSDEKDKLQNNDLKIGVAAVSPGSHGKSVDTGSKNAKLHRKPPHSFVNVIELLLDSVVAFVPSMKDESVTKEGSSSSDMDIDVSASKDKGKAIASVSEGSGTDNQESSASMAKIVFILKLLTEILLMYAPSIHILLRRDAEISSKSAPPRGLSVNCSGGIFHHVLHKFLPYSKNPRKEKKADVDWRQKLASRANQFLVASCVRSSEARKRVFTDISTVFHDFVELSKGGFRAPGVDFLAFIDLLNDILAARTPTGSYISAEASATFVDVGLVRSLTRALHVLDLDHGDSAKVVTGLVKVLESVTKEHVHAAESNTGRVDQTEKAQEHNQHGSDNGASVTQSMETASQANVNSVPTDQNEAFGATQNYGGSEAVTDDMEHDQDIDGGFGLQNDDDYMHENNEGTRALENGIDAVGIRFEIQPDVQANLGEDEDDEEEDDDDEMSADEGDDVDEDEDGEEEEHNDLEEDEVHHLPHNDTDQDDHEIDEDEFDEEVMEEEDEDDEDEDDGLILRFGDGMNGLNVLDHIEVFGRDNSFSNETLHVMPVEVFGSRRPGRTTSIYNLLGRSSDSSIPSLHPLLVEPSSSLHVGHLRQSENARDHYSDRNQEGTPSRLESFFRSLRNGRHGHRLNLWSSDNQQSGGSNVSAVPQGLEDLVVSHLRRPEPGKPSDHEAAAVESQSKGDANQFPGSAGTTSEHPTETNENDENRQTSPLSAVPDGSGNSDMAPVANAATQRTDASSRPPQSIEMQFEQNEVVRDVEAVSQESSESGATLGESLRSLDVEIGSADGHDDGGDRHGVADNRTRRTNVSFGNTAPVSGRDAPLTSVSEVSEPPNQEAEQTGPSEEQQENTDTDTVSIDPAFLEALPEELRAEVLSAQQGQVAQPQNADAQNTGDIDPEFLAALPPDIREEVLAQQRAQRLQQSQELEGQPVEMDTVSIIATFPSDLREEVLLTSSDAILANLTPALVAEANLLRERFARRYNRTLFGVYPRSRRGESSRRGEGIDRAGGARRSLGNKPVEADGSPLVDVEDLKALIRLLRIVQPLYKGQLQRVLLNLSAHAVTRTSLIKILMDLLMLDVRKPANSLNTSEPPYRLYACQSNVMYSRPQHFDGIPPLVSRRVLETLTYLARNHSLVAKALLEFRVTPSLQEESRNPEQRQGKAVMVVDYDEQQLEGQVSLALLLGLLNHPLYLRSVAHLEQLLNLLDVIVDNVEGKSNAPDEPAPSTTEQPSAPQNSSSDAEMNDESRITSSEVDEQSKPSSSTERENDAHSILLNLPRAELQLLCSLLAREGLSDNAYALVAEVLKKLVAIVPVHCHLFTAELASSIQILTKSAMDELRNFAEVEKALFSTSSTDGAAILRVLQALTSLVPSLSEKGKDPQVPAGTEHAADISLVSDINTALEPLWLELSTCISKIESFSDTSADVSRSSIVSTSKASGVMPPLPAGTQNILPYIESFFVMCEKLQPGQSGAGGDFGIAVSDVEDAIASASQQKSLGLAIKFDEKNVAFVKFAEKHRKLLNAFIRQNPGLLEKSFSIMLKVPRFVDFDNKRSHFRSKIKHQHDHHHSPLRISVRRAYILEDSYNQLRMRSTQELKGRLTVHFQGEEGIDAGGLTREWYQLLSRVIFDKGALLFTTVGNESTFQPNPNSVYQTEHLSYFKFVGRVVGKALFDGQLLDVHFTRSFYKHILGSKVTYHDIEAIDPDYFKNLKWLLENDISDVLDLTFSIDADEEKLILYERNEVTDYELIPGGRNIRVTEENKHQYVDLVAEHRLTTAIRPQINAFLEGFTELIPRELISIFNDKELELLISGLPDIDLDDMRANTEYSGYSAASPVIQWFWEVVQGFSKEDKARLLQFVTGTSKVPLEGFSALQGISGSQKFQIHKAYGSANHLPSAHTCFNQLDLPEYPSKQHLEERLLLAIHEANEGFGFG; from the exons ATGTCGACTCTGAGATCGAGCTTGCCGTCGCGGCTACGGCAGCTCTTTTCCAGCGATGGTGCCATCGGTCCTTCTGTAAAACTCGACTCCGAACCG CCTCAAAGAATAAAGGCATTTATTGACAAGGTCATCCAATGTCCATTGCAAGATATAGCAATACCTCTATCTGGATTTCGGTGGGAGTATGGCAAG GGAAATTTTCATCACTGGAGACCATTGTTTCTTCATTTTGAAACATATTTCAAGACATATGTGTCTTGTAGGAATGACCTTCTGATGTGTGATGATATTTTAGGAGATGCTAGTCCGTTCCCTAAACAGGCAATTCTACAAATTTTGCGGGTGATGCAAATTATTTTAGAAAACTGTCATAACAAGAGTTCGTTCAGTGGTCTGGAG CATTTCAAGATCTTGCTGGCTTCAACAGACCCTGAAATTCTTATTGCAACTTTAGAGACTCTTTCCGCATTAGTGAAAATAAATCCATCCAAGCTACATGCAAGTGGGAAGTTGATTGGCTGTGGGTCAGTGAATAGCTGCCTTCTGTCACTTGCACAGGGTTGGGGAAGCAAAGAAGAGGGGTTGGGCTTGTATTCTTGTGTTACAATTAATGAAAGAACTCAAGATGAAGGACTCTGTTTATTTCCGTCTGATGTAGAAAGTGTTGATGACAATAAGTTGTATCGCTTGGGTTCGACAGTTTATTTTGAATTGCATGGTAATGGTAGCTGCTCTCAGAGTACAGGGGAGGGTAGTGATGCTTCAATATCTTCTGCTATGAGTGTGATTCACATGAGTGATCTATATTTGCGGAAAGAGGATGACCTATCTCTTATGAAGTCTTGCATTGAGCAATACAATGTACCTACTGACCAGAGATTCTCATTGTTGACCAGAATCAGATATGCACATGCCTTAAGTTCACCCAGAGTGTGCAAGCTTTACAGCAAGATTTGCCTTCTTGCTTTCATTGTGCTTATCCAAGCCAGTGACTCTCATGATGAACTTGCATCCTTTTTTGCAAATGAACCTGAGTATACCAATGAATTAATCAGGATTGTTCGATCTGAAGAAACCATCTCTGGAGCAATTAGAACACTTGCAATGAATGCCTTGGGAGCACAGTTAGCTGCATATGCATCATCGCATGAGCGAGCACGTATTTTGAGTGGGTCAAGCATCAGTTTTGCCGGCGGTAATCGTATGATCCTCCTAAATGTGCTACAAAGAGCAATTTTGTCACTGAATAGCTCCAATGATCCATCATCTGTTGCTTTTGTTGAAGCTGTTCTACAGTTCTATCTTTTGCATGTCATATCATCCTCAAGCTCAGGAAGTGCTATTAGAGGATCAGGAATGGTACCCACTTTCTTACCACTAGTGGAGGATTCTGATCCTGGACATTTACACCTTGTTTGTTTGGCTGTTAAGACTTTACAGAAGCTCTTAGACTACAGTAATGCAGCAGTAACACTTTTTAAAGACTTGGGTGGGGTTGAGCTTTTGGCTCATAGGCTGCAAATAGAAGTGCAAAAAGTGATTAACTTGGCTGGGCGAGATGACAAGTCAATGGAGATTGTAGAATCTTCTAGATGTAAGGACGACGAAGTACACTCTCATAAGAGACTCATCAGGGCTTTACTGAAGACACTAGGGTCTGCTACTTATGCACCTGCAAATACTGCAAGATCTCAGAGTTCTAATGATGTCTCTTTGCCTGTCACACTGTCGCTGATTTTTGGCAATGTTGAAAAGTTCGGAGGTGATATTTACTCCTCAGCAGTGACTGTCATGAGTGAGATAATTCACAAGGATCCTACATGTTTTCCTACTTTGCACGATCTGGGTCTTCCAAATGCTTTTCTGTCTTCAGTTGTGGCCGGAATACTACCTTCTCCAAAGGCCCTTACTTGTGTTCCTAATGGCCTTGGTGCAATTTGTCTTAATGCTAAGGGGCTAGAAGCAGTTAAAGAAATGTCAGCACTGCGCTTCCTTGTTGACATTTTCACTGACAAAAAATATGTGATTGCTATGAATGAAGGTATTGTCCCATTGGCAAATGCTGTAGAGGAACTTTTGCGCCATGTTTCTTCATTGAGAGCTACAGGTGTGGATCTgataattgaaattattaagaaaattGCATCATTTGAACAGTTTGAGCATGGAGAGTCATCTGGGAAAGCGAGTGTGGGCAATGAAATGGAAATGGATTCAGACAACCATGAGAATGTTGGTCCTTGCACTCTAATTGAGGCAACAAATTCACCCACAGAGGCTATGGGTGATGAACAATTCATCCAGTTGGCTATCTTTCATGTGATGGTGCTTGTTCACCGCACAATGGAGAATTCTGAAACATGTAGGCTGTTTGTTGAAAAATCAGGAATTGAAGCTTTGCTGAAACTCCTACTATGGCCTAGTATTGCACAATCTTCAGAAGGGATGTCTATTGCATTACACAGTACCATGGTCTTCAAGACTTTTACTCAGCATCACTCTGCTGCTCTTGCTCGTGCATGCTGTTCCTTCCTCCGAGATCATATGAAGAAAGCTTTGATGGGGTTGAGTGGTGTTTCAGGATCTTTTCTACTGGATCCTAAAGCGAGTCAAGATAGCACGACTTTCTCCTCACTTTTTCTTGTTGAATTTCTTCTGTTTCTGGCTGCATCTAAAGACAATCGTTGGGTAACTGCTTTGCTAAATGAATTTGGAAATGGAAGTAAAGATGTTTTAGAAGATATTGGGAGGATACACCGTGAAATTCTCTGGCAAATTGCACTGCTTGAGGATGCCAAGATTGAGGAAGATGGTGTCTGTGATGGTTCTGGTGATGAATCAAAGAATTCTGAATTTGGTTCAGCTGATAGTGAAGAACAGAGGTTGAGCTCCTTCAGGCAGTTTCTTGATCCTTTACTGAGGAGGAGAATGACTGGGTGGAGTTTTGAGTCCCAGTTTTTTGATATCATATCTCTATATCGTGATCTGACACGAGCTGCTGCTCTCACACGAGCTTCTGGTCTTCAGCAGCGACAGAGTGGAGATGGTACTTCAAACATGGAGCTGGGTGCTAGCAATCAACTGCAACAGTCAAGCTCTGTTGATGGTGCTGGAACTAGTGCTCCAAAGGATGATGATAAGCAAAGATCCTATTATCATTCATGTTGTGATATGGTTAGGTCCTTATCCATTCATATCATGCATTTGATTCAAGAGTTGGGTAAGGTTATGTTGCTTCCGTCTCGTAGACGGGATGATATGCTGAATGTGTCTCCTCCTTCAAAATCAGTTGCATCTACCATTGCTTCCATTGCATTGGACCACATGAATTATGGAGGCCATGTAAATACATCTGGAGCAGAGGTCTCCGTGTCAACAAAGTGCCGTTATTTTGGCAAAGTCATTGAATTTATTGATGGGATTATACTGGATAAGCCTGATGCATGCAATCCTGTTGTACTGAATTGCCTGTATGGGCGTGGAGTTATTCAGTCAGTTTTGACCACATTTGAAGCTACTAATCAGTTGCTTTTTGCTGTTAATAGAGGCCCTGCTTCTCCTATGGAGACTGATGAAAGTTGTTTGAGGCAGGATGGGGTCCAGGAATCTGATAATTCATGGATACATGGTCCTTTGGGTAGTTATGGAAAGCTGATGGATCACCTTGTGActtcatctttaattttgtcTCCTTTCACAAAGCACTTACTTACCCAACCTTTAATAAGTGGGGGTATTCCATTTCCCCGAGATGCTGAGACATTTGTAAAGGTCCTCCAGTCCATGGTACTGAAGGCAGTACTGCCTGTTTGGACTCATCCTCAATTTACAGAATGCAGTTATGAGTTCATTGCTACAGTTCTTAACATCATGAGACACATCTACTCAGGAGTAGAAGTGAAGAACACAAATACCAATGCTACTCGTGTTTCTGGTCCTCCCCCAAATGAAGCAGCTATTTCAACAATTGTCGAAATGGGGTTCTCTAGGTCTCGAGCTGAAGAGGCTCTTAGGCAGGTTGGTTCAAATAGTGTGGAGCTGGCAATGGAATGGTTGTTCTCACATCCAGAGGAAGCACAAGAGGATGATGAGCTTGCCCGTGCACTGGCAATGTCACTTGGGAATTCTGGATCTGATGCAAAGGAAGATGTTGCACATGAAAGCAGCCAcacaattgaagaagaaattgtCCAACCTCCTCCTATGGATGATCTGTTGTCAACATGTAAAAAACTTCTACAAATGAAGGACTCTCTAGCATTTCCTGTCAGGGATCTTCTTGTGATCATATGCTCCCAGAATGATGGTGAACATCGGTCCAGTGTGATTTCGTTAATGATTGATCAAGTGAAGCTGTGCACCAACATCTCTGACACTGGGAACATAAATATGCTGTCTAATCTTTTTCATGTCCTTGCTCTAATCCTTAATGAAGATCAATCTGCAAGAGAAGCAGCTGCCAAAAATGGTCTGGCCAAAGTTACATCAGATATTCTTTCACAGTGGGTTTCAAGCCCATTTGACAGGGAGAAAATCCCCAAATGGGTTACAGCAGCTTTCATTGCCATTGATCGACTTGCCCAGGTGGATCAAAAGTTGAATGCTGATATGCTAGAGGTATTAAAGAAGGATGTTGTTTGCCAGACAGCTGTTTCAATTGATGAggataaacaaaataaattgcaTTCAtctctgggtttgtctccaaAATATCTGGATCAACAGGAACAAAAACAGCTTGTTGAAATTGCTTGTGCATGTATTAGGAATCAGCTTCCATCAGAGATGATGCATGCTGCTCTGCAACTCTGTTCTACCCTCACAAGAAATCACTCTGTTGCGGTAATTTTTCTAGATGCTGGAGGCTTGGATCAACTGCTTTCCTTGCCAACAAGTAGCATGTTTGTTGGGTTTGACAACATAGCTGCTACCATAATACGTCACATTCTTGAGGATCCTCAGACTCTTCAGCAAGCAATGGAAACTGAGATACGTCATAGCATTGTAACAGCTGCCAATAGACAGCCCACAGGAAGGCTTACACCTCGTAGTTTTCTCTCAAATTTGACTTCTGTTATTCAGCGCGATCCATTGATTTTCATGCAGGCTGCTCGGTCTGTGTGCCAAGTGGAGATGGTTGGTGATAGGCCATATGTTACCTTACTTAAAGATCGAGAGAAGGATAAAgataaaagggaaaaagaaaaggagaaagagAAATCTGATGAGAAAGATAAGCTTCAAAATAATGATTTGAAGATTGGTGTAGCTGCTGTGAGCCCTGGTTCACATGGGAAGAGTGTTGATACTGGTTCTAAGAATGCCAAACTTCATCGAAAGCCTCCTCATAGCTTTGTGAATGTCATTGAACTACTTTTGGATTCAGTTGTAGCATTTGTTCCTTCCATGAAAGATGAATCTGTGACTAAAGAGGGCTCATCCTCATCAGACATGGATATTGATGTTTCTGCCAGCAAGGATAAAGGAAAAGCAATTGCATCTGTATCTGAGGGGAGTGGTACTGATAACCAGGAGAGTTCTGCATCCATGGCGAAGATAGTGTTCATCTTGAAGCTCCTCACAGAGATCCTTTTGATGTATGCTCCATCTATTCATATTCTACTCCGAAGAGATGCTGAAATCAGTAGCAAGAGTGCTCCTCCACGTGGTCTTTCTGTTAATTGTTCCGGTGGAATCTTTCACCATGTTCTTCACAAATTCCTTCCATATTCTAAGAATCCTCGAAAGGAAAAGAAAGCTGATGTAGACTGGAGGCAAAAGCTAGCAAGCAGGGCCAACCAGTTTTTGGTAGCATCTTGCGTTCGCTCATCAGAGGCGAGGAAGAGAGTCTTTACTGATATCAGTACTGTGTTCCATGATTTTGTTGAATTGTCCAAGGGGGGTTTCAGGGCACCTGGAGTTGATTTTCTGGCTTTCATTGATCTGCTTAATGATATTCTTGCTGCCCGCACACCTACAGGCTCCTACATTTCAGCAGAGGCTTCAGCCACTTTTGTAGATGTTGGTCTGGTTCGGTCTTTGACTCGAGCTCTTCATGTCTTAGACCTTGATCATGGTGATTCAGCGAAGGTTGTTACAGGGCTTGTTAAAGTATTGGAGTCGGTCACAAAGGAACATGTCCATGCTGCAGAGTCCAACACTGGAAGGGTTGACCAAACAGAAAAGGCACAGGAGCACAATCAGCATGGAAGTGATAATGGTGCTAGTGTAACACAGTCTATGGAGACAGCCTCCCAAGCTAATGTGAACTCAGTCCCAACAGATCAGAATGAAGCTTTTGGTGCAACACAAAATTATGGTGGATCTGAAGCTGTGACTGATGATATGGAACATGACCAGGATATTGATGGAGGTTTTGGTCTGCAGAATGATGATGATTACATGCATGAGAATAACGAAGGCACTAGAGCTCTGGAAAATGGCATTGATGCAGTGGGCATAAGATTTGAAATTCAGCCTGATGTACAAGCCAATCTTGGGGAAGACGAGGATGATGAGGAGGAGGACGATGATGACGAGATGTCAGCAGATGAAGGAGATGATGtcgatgaagatgaagatggggAAGAGGAAGAACACAATGATCTCGAGGAAGATGAAGTGCATCACTTGCCCCATAATGACACTGATCAAGATGACCATGAAATTGATGAAGATGAGTTTGATGAGGAGGTGATGGAAGAagaggatgaggatgatgagGACGAAGATGATGGTCTCATACTTAGGTTTGGTGATGGAATGAATGGCCTTAATGTATTGGACCATATTGAGGTTTTTGGCAGAGATAACAGTTTCTCTAACGAGACTCTTCATGTTATGCCTGTTGAAGTTTTTGGCTCCAGGCGACCAGGGCGTACTACATCAATATACAATCTACTTGGAAGAAGCAGTGATAGCAGTATTCCTTCTTTGCATCCACTTTTGGTGGAACCATCTTCTTCATTGCACGTGGGCCATCTAAGACAATCAG AGAATGCCCGTGATCATTACTCTGATAGGAACCAAGAGGGAACACCATCTCGTTTAGAGTCTTTCTTCCGGTCACTGCGAAATGGGCGTCATGGTCATCGGTTGAACTTGTGGTCCAGTGATAACCAACAAAGTGGTGGATCTAATGTGTCTGCTGTTCCACAGGGTCTTGAAGATTTAGTTGTTAGCCATCTGAGGCGACCAGAACCAGGGAAGCCTTCTGACCATGAAGCAGCAGCAGTGGAGTCTCAGAGTAAAGGTGATGCAAACCAATTTCCAGGATCAGCTGGGACAACTTCTGAACACCCCACAGAAACCAATGAGAACGATGAAAACAGGCAAACATCTCCTCTATCTGCGGTGCCAGATGGTTCTGGAAATTCTGATATGGCACCTGTGGCAAATGCAGCTACTCAGAGAACAGATGCATCCAGCAGACCACCTCAATCTATTGAAATGCAGTTTGAGCAGAATGAGGTTGTGCGTGATGTTGAAGCTGTTAGCCAGGAGAGCAGTGAAAGTGGGGCAACTCTAGGGGAGAGTCTTCGAAGTCTTGATGTTGAAATTGGAAGTGCAGATGGCCATGATGATGGTGGGGATAGGCATGGTGTGGCAGATAATCGGACAAGACGGACCAATGTATCATTTGGAAATACTGCACCAGTTAGTGGCAGGGATGCACCACTCACTAGTGTATCTGAGGTTTCTGAACCTCCAAATCAAGAAGCAGAACAAACTGGTCCATCTGAGGAACAGCAAGAAAATACTGATACTGATACTGTGTCTATTGATCCTGCATTTTTAGAGGCACTTCCAGAGGAGTTGAGAGCAGAGGTTCTTTCTGCTCAACAGGGTCAAGTGGCTCAACCTCAAAATGCTGACGCACAGAACACTGGAGATATTGATCCAGAGTTTTTAGCTGCACTGCCACCAGATATCCGGGAAGAAGTTTTGGCTCAGCAACGAGCACAAAGGCTGCAGCAATCACAGGAGCTAGAAGGGCAACCTGTTGAGATGGATACAGTCTCTATTATCGCAACATTCCCTTCTGATTTACGAGAAGAG GTTCTTTTGACATCTTCAGATGCTATACTTGCAAACCTCACACCTGCACTTGTGGCAGAAGCAAATTTGTTGCGTGAAAGGTTTGCACGGAGATACAATCGAACACTTTTTGGTGTATATCCTAGAAGTCGTAGAGGTGAATCCTCTAGAAGAGGTGAAGGCATTGATAGGGCAGGTGGAGCTCGTAGATCCCTTGGAAACAAGCCTGTGGAGGCAGATGGGTCACCTTTAGTTGACGTAGAGGATTTGAAGGCGTTGATTCGTTTGCTTCGTATAGTCCAG CCACTTTACAAAGGCCAGCTACAGAGGGTTTTACTGAATCTCAGTGCACATGCTGTTACCAGAACTTCTCTAATAAAAATCCTTATGGACTTGTTGATGCTTGATGTAAGGAAGCCTGCCAACAGTCTGAATACTTCTGAGCCTCCTTATAGGTTGTATGCCTGCCAAAGTAATGTCATGTATTCTCGCCCACAACATTTTGACG GCATCCCACCTCTGGTATCGCGGCGTGTCTTAGAGACACTTACATACTTGGCCCGGAATCATTCCTTAGTTGCAAAGGCTCTACTGGAGTTTAGAGTCACGCCATCACTACAAGAAGAATCCAGGAACCCTGAACAGAGACAAGGAAAGGCTGTGATGGTTGTTGACTATGATGAGCAGCAGCTTGAAGGACAAGTATCTCTGGCATTATTGTTGGGGCTGTTGAATCACCCACTTTATTTAAGGAGTGTTGCCCATTTAGAGCAG CTTTTAAACCTGTTGGATGTCATTGTTGATAATGTTGAAGGCAAGTCAAATGCTCCTGATGAGCCTGCACCATCTACCACCGAGCAGCCATCTGCTCCTCAAAATTCTTCCTCAGATGCTGAAATGAATGATGAATCTCGTATTACGTCATCAGAAGTTGATGAACAGTCTAAGCCTTCATCATCCActgaaagagaaaatgatgccCATAGTATTCTGCTTAATCTCCCACGAGCAGAGCTCCAACTTCTGTGTTCATTACTTGCACGAGAAGG CCTGTCAGACAATGCATATGCTTTGGTAGCAGAGGTACTGAAAAAGCTGGTGGCTATTGTCCCTGTGCATTGCCATTTATTTACTGCTGAACTGGCTAGCTCTATTCAAATTCTGACCAAGTCTGCAATGGATGAGTTACGCAACTTTGCTGAAGTAGAGAAAGCACTATTCAGTACTAGTTCCACTGATGGGGCTGCAATTCTCAGGGTTCTCCAGGCATTGACCTCTCTTGTTCCATCACTTAGTGAAAAGGGCAAGGATCCTCAAGTTCCTGCTGGGACAGAGCATGCTGCTGACATTTCCTTGGTTTCGGATATCAATACTGCTTTAGAGCCTCTTTGGCTTGAGCTCAGTACTTGCATAAGCAAAATAGAAAGCTTCTCTGATACATCAGCTGATGTGTCACGATCTTCAATTGTTTCCACATCTAAGGCTTCTGGTGTTATGCCTCCACTTCCTGCTGGTACTCAGAATATCTTACCTTACATTGAGTCCTTTTTTGTGATGTGTGAGAAGTTGCAACCTGGTCAATCAGGTGCAGGAGGTGATTTTGGTATTGCTGTTTCTGATGTTGAAGATGCCATTGCTTCTGCTTCCCAGCAGAAATCTTTAGGACTTGCAATCAAGTTTGATGAAAAAAATGTTGCTTTTGTGAAGTTTGCTGAAAAGCACAGGAAACTTCTGAATGCTTTCATTCGCCAAAACCCTGGATTACTTGAGAAGTCTTTCTCAATTATGCTGAAGGTTCCTCGCTTTGTTGATTTTGACAATAAAAGATCTCATTTTAGATCTAAGATTAAACATCAGCATGATCATCACCACAGTCCCTTGAGAATTTCTGTGAGACGTGCATATATTCTTGAAGATTCGTATAATCAGTTGCGCATGAGGTCAACTCAAGAACTGAAAGGGAGGTTAACTGTTCACTTCCAAGGGGAAGAAGGAATTGATGCTGGTGGACTTACCAGGGAATGGTACCAGTTGTTGTCCAGGGTAATTTTTGACAAAGGAGCATTATTATTTACAACAGTTGGCAATGAATCTACATTTCAGCCAAATCCCAACTCTGTTTACCAAACTGAGCATCTCTCATACTTCAAATTTGTGGGGCGAGTT GTTGGGAAGGCACTTTTTGATGGTCAACTTTTGGATGTTCACTTCACAAGGTCCTTCTACAAGCATATTCTTGGGTCTAAAGTGACGTATCATGACATTGAAGCCATTGATCCTGattactttaaaaatttgaaatggcTGCTTGAG AATGACATAAGTGATGTTTTGGACCTTACATTCAGCATCGATGCTGATGAAGAGAAGCTGATACTTTATGAACGCAATGAG GTTACTGATTATGAACTTATCCCTGGTGGTCGAAACATTCGAGTTACTGAGGAAAATAAGCACCAATATGTTGACTTGGTTGCGGAACACCGCTTGACAACTGCCATCCGTCCTCAGATAAATGCATTCTTGGAAGGGTTCACTGAATTAATTCCACGGGAACTGATATCAATCTTTAATGATAAGGAATTGGAACTATTGATAAGTGGCCTGCCTGATATTGATT TGGACGACATGAGAGCAAATACGGAGTACTCTGGGTATAGTGCAGCATCACCTGTTATACAATGGTTTTGGGAGGTTGTTCAGGGTTTCAGCAAGGAAGATAAGGCTCGGTTGCTACAGTTTGTGACTGGTACCTCTAAG GTTCCCCTTGAAGGTTTTAGTGCTCTGCAAGGTATATCCGGGTCCCAGAAGTTTCAGATCCACAAGGCATATGGTAGCGCCAATCACTTGCCTTCGGCACATACATG TTTCAACCAGTTGGATCTGCCAGAGTATCCTTCTAAGCAGCATCTAGAGGAGAGGCTACTGCTGGCTATTCATGAAGCAAATGAAGGTTTTGGATTCGGTTAA